In Deefgea piscis, the genomic window GCCAATGGTTGTTGATCCAGCAATGCCAGTACACGCTGCAATTGCAGTATGCGCACCAATTTTTACGTTGTGCGCGACTTGAATTTGATTATCCAAACGCACGCCATCGGCAATGACGGTATTATCTAAAGCGCCACGATCAATCGTGGTATTCGCGCCAATTTCAACGTGTGAGCCAATCTGAACCCGGCCAATTTGTGGAATTTTTTCCCAGCGCTGACCTGCCCAAGCATTGCCAAATCCATCCGATCCAATCACTGCACCACTATGAATTTCGACATAATCGGCAATTTCAGTATCGGCATAAACCACCACTCGGGCATGGAGCAAGCAATGCGAACCAATTTTTACATTTGGGCCAATCACTGTACCCGCTTGAATGAGTGTATTTGCACCAATTGCAGCCCCCGATTCAATCACAACTAAGGGGCCAATTTCAGCGCTTGGATCAACAACCGCATCATCAGCAACAATCGCTGAGTGGTGAATTTTTCCTTGTGCTTTTGGTGCTGGATACAATAAAGACAATACCCGCGCAATAAATAGCTGAGGGTCTTTAATGATGATTTGTGAGCATTTTAATTCAGGCTCAAATTGTCTTAACACCAAAGCAGAAGCCTGACACGCCTTCGCCTGATTTAGAAATTTACTTCCTAAACAAAATGACAAACAACCTGCTACTGCAGAATCTAAAGATGAAACCGCGCAGATTTCTACATCTTCTCCACGTAATTCACCACCAAAAGCATCAATTAAAGCCGATAATTTATACAATTTTATTGTTTCAACCACGATTATTTATCTACCAATAGTTTCAAGACTTTATCAGTAACATCAATTTTTGGATTACGATAAACAGCATCTTGAACCACTAAATCTAGTTTCTCACCCTCGGCAACGGTGCGAATTGCCAAATTAACTCGCTCTTGTAAACCAGCCAATTCTTCATTGCGACGAGCATTCAAATCTTCATTGATTTCACGCTGCATACGCTGAAAATCTTGATTCAATTTAATCAATTCACGCTCTTTAATTCGACGATCACTTTCCGAAATATTATTTTTATCCAAAACCTGCTGCAACAATTTGCCCTGAGCTGAGACTCGTTGCATTTCAGCACGTCGTGGCTCAAACTCTTTTTCAAGCTTTTTCGCTGCACGAACTGCAGGCGATGCTTCACGCAAAATCCGCTGCGTATCAACAAAGCCAATTTTGGTGTCTGCAAAAACATTCGCAACAGCGAAAATCAAAAATATCGGCCATAGTTTTATCAACTTCATTGTTCTCATCTCTTTTAAAATAGCTGACCAATTTGGAACTGAATAGTTTCAGTTTTTGCTGTCGCTGATGGATTAATTGGATGTGCATAAATTAGTTTTAATGGACCAATCGGCGATATCCATGTAAAGCCAACGCCGACCGAATGTTGAATAGAGCCAAAATTAATATCCTGATCATAGCCCCAAACATTACCAGCATCATAAAAAGCACTTAAGCGCATTGATTTATCGTCTTTCATACCAGGAACTGGTGCAAAGACTTCAAAATTATTCACAAATCGAGTCGAACCGCCCATGCTATTGTCAGTATTATCAATCGGCCCTAAGCTGCCTGATTTATAACCCCGAACTGAATTTACACCACCAGCATAAAAGTTTTTATAGAATGGATATTCATTCGATCCACCATAAGATCCACCATAACCTATTTCCATATTCCACATAAATGTAAATGGTTTTTTAGTCGGTAGCGAGTAGAAATATTGGCTCTGCAAATTTAATTTATAATAATTAATATCTGACGGAGGAACGCCTAATTCTGCTGAAGTCTTAAACAAAAAGCCTTTGGTTGGAAATACCGCAGAATCACGAGAATCAGTAGCCCAATTGGCATTTAAAGAATAGATCGCCGCGCTGTCTCCGTACTCTTTAATGTAATCAAGCACATAGTCAGGTGAGAGCTCTGATACTTTGAAGTCCATAATTTCAGCATTGATGCCCAAACCAATTGAATTGTATTCAGTAGTTGGCATGCCAAAATTAAATCCGACCCCTTTTGATTGCGTTTGATATTGCCCTAAATCCATCACACCCGGATCAGTATCACGCAAATAAGCCGTCCAGCCAAAAGACACACCATCAGGTGTGGCATATGGATTATTCATCCCAAAAGCTAACACTTTAGAGGCTTGACTGGTATTGACTTCAGCAGAGAATCGTTTCCCGGTTCCCAAGAAATTGGCCTGCGAAACAGAAGCTTGGAATAAAGCACCTTCACCTTGCCCGTAACCCACACCAAAATTCAAATTGCCGGTTTTTTTCTCAACGACATTGATGTTCATATCTACTAAGTCAGAACTTTCTGGAACGACGGGCGTATCAATATTCACTTCACTAAAGAAATCAAGCTGCTGCAAACGCTCTTTCGTACGCTTAATATCCGCTAAATTATATTCAGCTGATTCCATCTGGCGCACTTCACGGCGTAGCACTTCATCTTTAGTTAAATTATTACCATAAATATTAATACGTCGAACGGATGTCTTTTTACCTGGATCAACAAAGAAAGTAAAAGCG contains:
- the lpxD gene encoding UDP-3-O-(3-hydroxymyristoyl)glucosamine N-acyltransferase encodes the protein MVETIKLYKLSALIDAFGGELRGEDVEICAVSSLDSAVAGCLSFCLGSKFLNQAKACQASALVLRQFEPELKCSQIIIKDPQLFIARVLSLLYPAPKAQGKIHHSAIVADDAVVDPSAEIGPLVVIESGAAIGANTLIQAGTVIGPNVKIGSHCLLHARVVVYADTEIADYVEIHSGAVIGSDGFGNAWAGQRWEKIPQIGRVQIGSHVEIGANTTIDRGALDNTVIADGVRLDNQIQVAHNVKIGAHTAIAACTGIAGSTTIGANCLIGGGVLIAGHIDIADRITLLAGNGVPSSLTEAGVYASGVPVMPYASWARNVLQFRRLDEMTKRVKKIEKQCLAKDSEQ
- the bamA gene encoding outer membrane protein assembly factor BamA; translation: MKFKPMYALVAAAFASISLAAQAFNPITVQDIRVEGLQRTDPGTVFNYLTVKVGDKFDEAQASEAIRALFATGFFDDVRIEVDKNVIVITVEERPTVAQINVNGAKLLEKDQVKAAFKGQNLAEGRIFQQEVLDAAVNELKQQYYARGRYSVDVKATVTKLDRNRVGVQVDISEGDVAKIKSINFVGNKIYSQDDLISQMSLTTPTWMTWYTKTDQYSKPKFGADLEAIKSLYLDNGYLNFAIESTQVALSEDKADVFLTINLREGDLYHTGDISFAGNFDLPEAELKALVAAEPGEVFSRDSINKTTAAISDRLGKEGHAFPNVNAVPTIDEAKKTVAFTFFVDPGKKTSVRRINIYGNNLTKDEVLRREVRQMESAEYNLADIKRTKERLQQLDFFSEVNIDTPVVPESSDLVDMNINVVEKKTGNLNFGVGYGQGEGALFQASVSQANFLGTGKRFSAEVNTSQASKVLAFGMNNPYATPDGVSFGWTAYLRDTDPGVMDLGQYQTQSKGVGFNFGMPTTEYNSIGLGINAEIMDFKVSELSPDYVLDYIKEYGDSAAIYSLNANWATDSRDSAVFPTKGFLFKTSAELGVPPSDINYYKLNLQSQYFYSLPTKKPFTFMWNMEIGYGGSYGGSNEYPFYKNFYAGGVNSVRGYKSGSLGPIDNTDNSMGGSTRFVNNFEVFAPVPGMKDDKSMRLSAFYDAGNVWGYDQDINFGSIQHSVGVGFTWISPIGPLKLIYAHPINPSATAKTETIQFQIGQLF
- a CDS encoding OmpH family outer membrane protein, with translation MKLIKLWPIFLIFAVANVFADTKIGFVDTQRILREASPAVRAAKKLEKEFEPRRAEMQRVSAQGKLLQQVLDKNNISESDRRIKERELIKLNQDFQRMQREINEDLNARRNEELAGLQERVNLAIRTVAEGEKLDLVVQDAVYRNPKIDVTDKVLKLLVDK